One genomic region from Ralstonia pickettii DTP0602 encodes:
- a CDS encoding diguanylate cyclase (K10218: ligK, galC; 4-hydroxy-4-methyl-2-oxoglutarate aldolase [EC:4.1.3.17]), translated as MTEITQSQLDTLNRLGAATIHEAQGQRGAVDPRIAPLDPSMRVAGPALTIDIRPSDNLMIHYALTRAKRGDVLVIDAKGFVDAGPWGDLLTLAAQKIGIAGLVIDGAVRDASAIVDMGFPVFCRGLCIKGTNKFQPGKVNVPVTVGGVVVRPGDIIMGDRDGVVAVAHEEVEQVIAASEERERKEAAIRERLESGATMVELLGLQETLRRHGLA; from the coding sequence ATGACCGAAATCACCCAATCGCAACTCGACACGCTCAATCGCCTGGGCGCCGCCACCATCCACGAGGCCCAGGGCCAGCGCGGCGCCGTCGATCCCCGCATCGCCCCGCTGGATCCGTCGATGCGCGTGGCCGGCCCTGCCCTGACCATCGATATCCGGCCCAGCGACAACCTGATGATCCACTATGCCCTGACCAGGGCTAAGCGCGGCGACGTGCTGGTCATCGACGCCAAGGGCTTTGTCGATGCCGGCCCCTGGGGCGACCTGCTGACGCTGGCGGCGCAGAAGATCGGCATCGCCGGGCTGGTGATCGACGGCGCGGTACGCGATGCCAGCGCGATTGTCGACATGGGCTTCCCCGTGTTCTGCCGCGGCCTTTGCATCAAGGGCACCAACAAGTTCCAGCCGGGCAAGGTCAATGTGCCGGTCACCGTCGGCGGCGTGGTCGTGCGTCCCGGCGACATCATCATGGGCGACCGCGACGGCGTCGTTGCCGTGGCACATGAAGAGGTCGAACAAGTGATCGCGGCCAGCGAAGAGCGCGAGCGCAAGGAAGCCGCCATCCGCGAGCGCCTGGAGAGCGGCGCGACCATGGTCGAACTGCTGGGCCTGCAGGAAACGCTCAGGCGCCATGGCCTCGCCTGA
- a CDS encoding glucose dehydrogenase, with the protein MSDALRSSLCRFFIACCLGVAACGGGGGDGGSDGASGTGTLTLSISGLPSGTSAAVTVLGPGQFRQTVTQSTTLSNLPAGSYTVSAASVLTSTALFEPQPPSQTVAVSAGAGALASVAYGAPETLQLSLTQVAGGLSAPIFLTAPAGDSRLFVVERAGRIRIVRNGALVATPFLDIAALTTTDGERGLLSMAFDPGYGTNRRFYVYYTDANGAITIARYNVSAANPDIAEVSGTVLLSIPHGTFSNHNGGQLAFGPDGMLYIGTGDGGGGGDPAGNAQNPGTLLGKMLRIDVSGASGYGLPAGNPFVGQSGRRGEIWALGMRNPWRFSFDAGLLYIADVGQDQREEVDVAPATSAGLNYGWNRTEGTACVGAATCDKTALTMPVFEYGRDAGGCAIVGGYVYRGSANPALHGRYFYSDLCSGKLLSFVYRDGVAAEQVDWNVTIPGSVFSFGVDDGQALYVLADPGTSATSGRVYRIDASGATP; encoded by the coding sequence ATGTCCGACGCACTACGATCCTCGCTATGCCGATTCTTCATCGCCTGTTGCCTGGGCGTCGCAGCCTGCGGTGGGGGCGGGGGAGACGGGGGCAGTGACGGCGCCAGCGGCACGGGCACGCTGACGCTCTCCATCTCCGGCCTGCCGTCCGGGACGTCGGCGGCCGTCACGGTATTGGGGCCCGGCCAGTTCCGCCAGACCGTGACCCAGTCGACCACGCTGTCCAACCTGCCTGCCGGCAGCTATACGGTCAGTGCCGCCAGCGTGCTGACGAGCACCGCGCTCTTCGAGCCGCAGCCGCCCTCGCAGACCGTGGCGGTGAGCGCGGGCGCCGGTGCTTTGGCCAGCGTGGCCTACGGTGCGCCGGAGACGTTGCAGTTGTCGCTGACGCAGGTTGCCGGCGGGTTGTCCGCACCGATCTTCCTGACCGCGCCCGCCGGCGATTCGCGCCTGTTCGTGGTCGAGCGCGCCGGTCGCATCCGGATCGTGCGCAACGGCGCGCTGGTCGCCACGCCGTTCCTCGATATCGCTGCGCTGACGACGACCGATGGCGAGCGCGGGCTGCTGTCGATGGCGTTCGATCCCGGCTATGGGACCAACCGCCGCTTCTACGTCTATTACACCGACGCCAACGGTGCCATCACCATCGCCCGCTACAACGTGTCGGCCGCGAACCCGGATATCGCCGAGGTATCGGGCACCGTGCTGCTGTCGATCCCGCACGGCACCTTCTCCAACCATAACGGCGGCCAGCTCGCGTTCGGCCCGGACGGCATGCTCTATATCGGCACGGGCGACGGCGGCGGCGGTGGCGATCCGGCGGGCAACGCCCAGAACCCGGGAACGCTGCTCGGCAAGATGCTGCGGATCGACGTCAGTGGTGCGTCCGGCTACGGCTTGCCTGCCGGCAATCCGTTCGTCGGCCAGTCCGGCCGTCGCGGTGAAATCTGGGCCCTCGGCATGCGCAACCCGTGGCGGTTCTCGTTCGACGCCGGGTTGTTGTATATCGCCGATGTCGGCCAGGACCAGCGCGAGGAAGTCGACGTGGCGCCGGCCACCAGCGCGGGCCTGAACTACGGCTGGAACCGGACCGAGGGCACCGCCTGCGTGGGTGCGGCCACGTGCGACAAGACCGCGCTGACCATGCCGGTCTTCGAATACGGCCGTGACGCGGGCGGCTGTGCCATTGTTGGCGGCTATGTGTACCGGGGCAGTGCCAATCCGGCGCTGCATGGCCGGTATTTCTATTCCGACCTTTGCTCGGGCAAGCTGTTGAGCTTCGTGTACCGCGATGGCGTTGCCGCCGAACAGGTCGACTGGAACGTGACCATTCCTGGCAGTGTGTTTTCCTTTGGCGTGGATGACGGGCAGGCGCTGTACGTGCTGGCCGATCCAGGCACGTCGGCGACGAGCGGGCGGGTGTATCGGATCGATGCGTCGGGCGCCACGCCGTGA
- a CDS encoding hypothetical protein (K00285: dadA; D-amino-acid dehydrogenase [EC:1.4.99.1]) codes for MEHNNAPGSAIVVGAGIVGLSIALRLRMDGHPVTVIDNNAPMSGVSSGNAGYLSEANIFPPATPDLLRRLPRLLLDKDGPLVVQPRYALRLLPWAWRAVAALRPQPYQAVLSNMAALTGQAIAAFDELTREASAQHLVSRDGGLVAFRSEAALDAKCRALPVWNSYGLAAERVSAASVRELEPALCQDIAGGIFYPNAGRCSNPRALGEHYARRLVELGGAILRDEVRAVRQAAPGRAEVVTAHGTHSAASVVVAAGYRSGPLLAELGYRVPLAAERGYHLMLPDAGISLRRPVVFGEPYFAATPMDEGLRLAGTAEFAHADAKPDMRRATMLLRLARAYLPGIRGTVARPWMGVRPSFPDGMPAIGRVGHAPSVFYAFGHAHSGLTTSAITARCMSSLVRDMPPPLELSAFRLERFH; via the coding sequence ATGGAACACAATAATGCGCCGGGCTCCGCCATCGTGGTCGGCGCCGGGATCGTCGGACTCTCCATCGCCTTGCGGCTGCGCATGGATGGGCATCCGGTCACGGTCATCGATAACAACGCGCCGATGTCCGGAGTCTCGTCCGGCAACGCCGGCTATCTGTCGGAAGCGAACATCTTTCCGCCGGCGACACCGGACCTGCTGCGCAGGCTGCCACGGCTGCTGCTCGACAAGGACGGTCCGCTGGTCGTGCAGCCGCGTTATGCGCTGCGGCTGTTGCCGTGGGCGTGGCGCGCCGTGGCAGCGCTGCGGCCGCAACCGTACCAGGCCGTGCTGTCGAACATGGCAGCGCTCACGGGCCAGGCCATCGCGGCTTTCGACGAACTGACGCGGGAGGCATCGGCGCAGCATCTTGTCAGCCGTGACGGCGGACTGGTCGCGTTCCGAAGCGAAGCTGCCCTGGATGCGAAATGCCGCGCCCTGCCCGTGTGGAACAGCTATGGCCTCGCTGCGGAACGCGTGTCGGCTGCCAGCGTTCGGGAGCTTGAGCCAGCGCTGTGCCAGGACATCGCAGGCGGGATCTTCTACCCGAACGCCGGGCGCTGCAGCAACCCGCGCGCCCTGGGCGAGCACTACGCCCGGCGGCTGGTTGAGCTGGGCGGCGCGATCCTGCGCGATGAAGTGCGCGCTGTCCGCCAGGCGGCTCCGGGTCGTGCGGAAGTGGTCACCGCACACGGAACCCATTCCGCCGCGAGCGTCGTGGTGGCAGCGGGCTACCGGTCGGGACCTTTGCTGGCCGAGCTCGGCTATCGGGTACCGCTGGCGGCGGAGCGCGGCTATCACCTGATGCTGCCGGACGCGGGCATCTCGCTGCGCCGCCCGGTCGTTTTCGGCGAACCCTACTTCGCTGCAACGCCGATGGACGAAGGACTGAGGCTGGCCGGCACTGCCGAATTCGCTCATGCCGACGCAAAGCCGGATATGCGTCGCGCCACAATGCTGCTCCGGCTTGCCCGCGCATACCTCCCCGGCATTCGCGGCACCGTCGCCAGGCCGTGGATGGGCGTGCGCCCGTCCTTTCCGGACGGCATGCCCGCGATCGGCCGCGTCGGCCACGCCCCGTCCGTGTTCTATGCCTTCGGCCATGCCCATAGCGGCCTCACGACCTCGGCGATTACCGCACGGTGTATGTCGAGCCTGGTCCGCGACATGCCGCCGCCGCTGGAACTCTCGGCGTTTCGGCTCGAACGCTTTCACTGA
- a CDS encoding aldolase, translating to MSAPKINAGARRPSDFDAAEWQARVDLAACYRLVALYGMSDLIYNHITARIPGTPDHLLINPYGMMYEEITASSLIKIDLDGNVHDGGDGRFSVNQAGYVIHSAVHAARHDVQCVLHTHTRAGSAVSAMKCGLLPLTQTSMRFAHIAYHDYESVALELDERERLVRDLGNHEALILRNHGLLTAGASIAQAFNLMYWLEMACKIQLDAMGTGAELTMPPPEVIEKTYNLYLPHVRRPFGEMEWPAMRRYLDRRDPSYKT from the coding sequence ATGAGCGCCCCCAAGATCAATGCCGGCGCCAGGCGTCCGAGCGACTTCGACGCGGCCGAATGGCAGGCGCGCGTCGACCTGGCTGCCTGCTACCGCCTCGTGGCGCTGTACGGCATGAGCGACCTCATCTACAACCACATCACCGCGCGCATCCCCGGAACGCCCGACCATCTGCTGATCAATCCGTACGGGATGATGTACGAGGAAATCACCGCCTCCAGCCTGATCAAGATCGACCTGGACGGCAACGTGCACGATGGCGGCGACGGACGGTTCAGCGTCAACCAGGCAGGCTATGTCATCCACAGTGCCGTCCATGCCGCTCGCCACGACGTGCAATGCGTGCTGCACACGCATACGCGCGCGGGCTCCGCGGTTTCCGCGATGAAGTGCGGGCTGCTGCCCCTTACGCAGACGTCCATGCGCTTTGCGCACATTGCCTATCACGACTACGAGAGCGTGGCGCTGGAGCTGGACGAACGCGAACGCCTGGTGCGCGACCTGGGCAACCATGAAGCGCTGATTCTCCGGAACCACGGCCTGCTGACGGCCGGCGCGAGTATCGCCCAGGCGTTCAACCTAATGTACTGGCTGGAAATGGCCTGCAAGATCCAGCTCGATGCCATGGGCACGGGGGCCGAGTTGACCATGCCCCCGCCCGAGGTCATCGAGAAGACCTACAACCTCTACCTGCCGCATGTCAGGCGGCCCTTCGGCGAAATGGAGTGGCCGGCGATGCGGCGCTATCTCGACCGCCGCGATCCGTCGTACAAGACCTGA